Genomic segment of Psychrobacter sanguinis:
TGAGTTTTTATTAGTACATTGACTTTAACAATTTTGGACTTCTTTTTTTTGCCTTTTTTGACCTGCTTATCCCGAACTCAGGTTAGAGTTAGCACAAAAAAAGGCCCTAATCTTTATGATTGGAGCCTTTTTTTGAGCTTAATATTTAATTGCGAATATTTCTCATTACTATTATAATCCTCATTCGAAATTTAAAGTGAATACAATAGGGTCGTTCCAGGGCAATCGCACTACAAAAAGTCAAAGAAGGAGTAAAATATAGCAACCGATCCATAAGAGGGAGCTATTATGCTCAATGGTCCAAGAGAGTTTTTTGCCAAACTCAATGACCCAAGACGCCAAAACAAAAACCTCTATCATCCACTAGAGAATGTCATATTTATTGCGCTAACCGCTTTTATCTGCGGCTATAACGACTGGGTGAGTGTCGAAGACTTTGCCAAAGAGAACAGGTCATGGTTTGAGAAGGTTCTGAATATGCCTTATGGTATACCCTCGCATGACACCTTTGGAAATGTCATGAAAATGATAGACAAAGATCACTTTGCCCTATGCTTTGCTCATTGGATGACCGAAAGTGTTAAAGACCATACACACATAGCCATTGATGGTAAATTTCTCCAAGGTGGCTTTAAAGATACAGACTCTATTCATTTATTCACTGCCTTTGCCAGTGAAACTAAATTGGTATTAGCACAAACGCAAGTAAATAGTAAAGACAACGAGATAACGACACTGCCTAGACTGAACCGCCCCGACTATATCGGAGAGTGGATTGCTTGAGTCAGGCAGCTTTGTCTGACTCATTAAGGCTATCATAGTATCGTCTCTCAAACTCAAAAGGCGACACATAACCAATCGTACTATGAATGCGAGTTTTGTTAAACCAATCGACCCATTCAAGGGTTGCTAATTCAACATCATACGCATCCCGCCACTGCGGTTTTAAATATTCAATCACCTCTGTTTTATAAAGCCCGTTAACCGTTTCAGCTAACGCATTATCGTATGAATCACCGGTTGTACCAACAGATGCAATAACGCCAGAATCAGCCATCTTATCCGTATAGCGAATGGATAAGTACTGAACGCCGCGATCACTATGATGAATGACATCTTTAGGATGGTTTCTGTCTGCAATGGCTTGATTTAACGCTGCCATCACCATATCCGTGTTCATTCGATCTGATACTTTCCAACCAACGATAGCGCGAGCAAACACATCAATGATAAAGGCAGTATAGACCCAACCACTCAATGTTTTAACGTAAGTAAAGTCAGCAACCCATAGCTGGTTAGGGCGATGGGCATTAAAGTTACGATTAACTAAATCATCAGCACGCTTTTGATCATCACGAGACTTAGTGGTTATCTTACCTTTACCTCGCCAAATACCCTGCATACCATGCTGACGCATTAACCGCTCTACAGTGCAACGTGCAGGATGTACACCTTTAGATTTCAACTGTTTCCAGACTTTACGAGCACCGTATCGGCATTTGCTGTCCTGCCAGATACATTTAATCTCATTAAGATAGAAGTTCGTCATGCTGGCTACGCTGTGAACGTTTTTCAGGCGTCTCTCCTAGCTCTTTAGCACGATAGTATGTGGATGGAGCAATCAGTAATACTCTACAGATTGGCTCGACTCCATATTGTTGTTTGTGATCGTCAATAAAATCAACCATTACTTGGGTTTGCGGTCGAACTCTGCCTGGGCTTCAAGACCTGCCGCTTTCTTTATAATCTCATTGGCTTGCTTTAACTCTCTGTTCTCACGTTCAAGCTCTTTGATACGCTCGGCTTGGCTTTGAGCTTGAATATTCGTAGGAATGGTTTTATCAATGTGCTTTTTATGCCATGATCGTTGGGTCTCAGGCGTGCAACCTATCTTTGGCGCTATGGCTTTGATGGCTGACCAGGTAGATGGGTAATCGTCTTTAGCTTCAATTAGCATACGGACGGCTCGCTCTTTCATTTCAGGGGCATAGTTTCGTGTTTTCATTGTCGTATTCTCTTGGAGCATTGAGTCTCCGACAATCCCGGGGCGGTTCAATATTGATAAGCACCGATAATAATGCTTTATTTTTTTTTAATTATGTTTAAAATCTCTGTACACGACAAAAAACAAAAAAGCTGACTAAGGACAAGGCATAATAGTAATTTTTCTTACGAACCACACTATGCCAAACCTTAATCAGCTCATAAATATATTATCGCAAAACCTAACCATGAACAAGACAAGATTGACGTGTTTAGCCTTAATTACTCTAGCGATAATACAAGTACAAAGTAGCAACCTCAAACAAATAGCAAGAGGATTTGTCAAAGGTAGGACAAACAGTAATTACAGACGGCTACAACGCTTCTTTGCACAAGTTGACATAGACCAGGACCAGCTAGCCAAATTCATCTATCAACTCTTTGACTTAGACGAAGTCATCATCAGCATAGACAGAACCAACTGGAAATGGGGTAAAAAGAACATTATAGTCATAGCCCCATAAATAAGATACACTGATAAGATGGCATATTCAAAAGACTACAGACAAATGATATTAGATAAGCTTGACGAAGGTTACAGTTATCGAGAGCTTGCCGAAGAATATCAAATCAGTACAACGACAATTCAGCGTTGGAAAAAGAACATTGAGCGTAAAGTTTACGTCTATACTGTTTACAAGGTGGATAGCGATAGTCTTAAAGCAGATGTTGAGCTTTATCCAGATGCTTATCAAATAGAACGAGCAAGACGTCTTAACTGTAGCCAAAGAAGCATCAGTCGTGCACTGAAGCGACTTGGTATTACTCAAAAAAAAGACACTGCATCATCCTAAATCAGATGAAGAAAAACGTCAGTTATTCGCTGAGCAGTTAGCCTGGTATGAAAAAGATAACCGTCCTGTCGTTTACTTAGATGAAAGTGGCTTCAAGGCACATGATTACAGACCTTACGGCTATGCCAAAAAAGGTGAGAAGTGCTTTGGCGAGCATAACTGGCAACTAAAAAACCAAACCAATGCTATAGGTGCTATTTACAATAATCAGTTATTCGCAGTAGGTCTTTACGACTGTAGTGTTAATAGTGATGTATTCCATAGCTGGGCTCAGCAACTGTTATTACCACAACTTCCCCTTAATAGTGTGATCGTTATGGATAATGCAACTTTCCATAAGGGCCTTGATATTCAAAAAACCATTGAAGATTCAGGACACACTATTCTATGGTTACCGCCTTATAGTCCTGACTTAAACCCTATTGAGCAAACTTGGGCTTGGGTTAAGAAAAAGCGTCAAGATTGGGGAATAGATTGTATCGATACGTTATTCTTCTATTTT
This window contains:
- a CDS encoding IS630 family transposase translates to MVLLKKKTLHHPKSDEEKRQLFAEQLAWYEKDNRPVVYLDESGFKAHDYRPYGYAKKGEKCFGEHNWQLKNQTNAIGAIYNNQLFAVGLYDCSVNSDVFHSWAQQLLLPQLPLNSVIVMDNATFHKGLDIQKTIEDSGHTILWLPPYSPDLNPIEQTWAWVKKKRQDWGIDCIDTLFFYFLWLCDCF
- a CDS encoding ISAs1 family transposase; its protein translation is MLNGPREFFAKLNDPRRQNKNLYHPLENVIFIALTAFICGYNDWVSVEDFAKENRSWFEKVLNMPYGIPSHDTFGNVMKMIDKDHFALCFAHWMTESVKDHTHIAIDGKFLQGGFKDTDSIHLFTAFASETKLVLAQTQVNSKDNEITTLPRLNRPDYIGEWIA
- a CDS encoding IS630 transposase-related protein → MAYSKDYRQMILDKLDEGYSYRELAEEYQISTTTIQRWKKNIERKVYVYTVYKVDSDSLKADVELYPDAYQIERARRLNCSQRSISRALKRLGITQKKDTASS